A window from Leifsonia shinshuensis encodes these proteins:
- a CDS encoding extracellular solute-binding protein — protein MFSRRTATRVAATLGGVALIGAALAGCSASGGSGGSTTISLLAAGNDPASTSFANDLAKAFHKANPSITVKVETRPGGTDGDNLVKTRLSTGDMNDVFLYNSGSLLQALRPDTQLQPLTDEAWAKDLTDDFKKSVSTDKGLYGAPTGTTFDGGIMYNKKVYEKLGLTVPKTWDEFISNSEKIKAAGIAPIIQSYGDTWTSQLFVLGDFANVSAEDANWAKDYTANKADAKYSKDPAFAGFEHTQEVFDKGLTNKDYASLTNVNALKMLATGEGAQYPMITTVISNVLQSNPDQINDIGYFAMPTDPGEPHATVWEPTSAYIPKSTTGDKLTAAKKLVAFINTSEGCDIQNSAGTPAGPFAISTCKIPDDAPALVKDELAYQDAKKTGLALEFLSPIKGPNLEKILIQVGSGISSAKEGAALYDQDVKAQAQQLGIKGW, from the coding sequence ATGTTCTCTCGCAGGACGGCGACACGGGTCGCCGCCACGCTCGGCGGCGTCGCGCTCATCGGCGCAGCCCTTGCCGGTTGCAGCGCATCCGGCGGATCCGGCGGCTCCACGACGATCTCGCTCCTCGCGGCGGGCAACGACCCGGCCAGCACCAGCTTCGCCAACGACCTGGCCAAGGCCTTCCACAAGGCCAACCCCTCGATCACCGTCAAGGTCGAGACCCGCCCGGGCGGCACCGACGGCGACAACCTCGTCAAGACGCGCCTGTCCACGGGCGACATGAACGACGTCTTCCTGTACAACTCGGGATCGCTGCTCCAGGCGCTCCGCCCGGACACGCAGCTCCAGCCGCTGACCGACGAGGCGTGGGCCAAGGACCTCACCGACGACTTCAAGAAGTCCGTGAGCACCGACAAGGGCCTCTACGGGGCGCCGACCGGCACCACCTTCGACGGCGGCATCATGTACAACAAGAAGGTCTACGAGAAGCTCGGCCTGACCGTGCCGAAGACCTGGGACGAGTTCATCTCGAACAGCGAGAAGATCAAGGCCGCGGGCATCGCGCCGATCATCCAGTCCTACGGCGACACCTGGACGAGCCAGCTCTTCGTGCTCGGCGACTTCGCGAACGTGAGCGCGGAGGACGCGAACTGGGCGAAGGACTACACGGCGAACAAGGCCGACGCGAAGTACTCGAAGGATCCGGCGTTCGCGGGCTTCGAGCACACCCAGGAGGTGTTCGACAAGGGCCTCACGAACAAGGACTACGCGTCGCTCACCAACGTCAACGCCCTGAAGATGCTGGCCACCGGCGAAGGCGCGCAGTACCCGATGATCACCACGGTCATCAGCAACGTGCTGCAGTCGAACCCCGACCAGATCAACGACATCGGCTACTTCGCGATGCCGACCGACCCGGGCGAACCGCACGCCACCGTCTGGGAGCCGACCTCGGCCTACATCCCGAAGTCGACCACCGGAGACAAGCTGACCGCCGCGAAGAAGCTGGTCGCGTTCATCAACACCTCGGAGGGCTGCGACATCCAGAACAGCGCCGGCACCCCGGCGGGCCCGTTCGCGATCAGCACCTGCAAGATCCCGGACGACGCCCCCGCGCTGGTGAAGGACGAGCTGGCGTACCAGGATGCGAAGAAGACCGGCCTCGCGCTCGAGTTCCTCTCGCCGATCAAGGGCCCGAACCTGGAGAAGATCCTCATCCAGGTCGGCTCCGGCATCTCCTCGGCCAAGGAGGGCGCGGCCCTCTACGACCAGGATGTGAAGGCACAGGCCCAGCAGCTGGGCATCAAGGGCTGGTGA
- a CDS encoding sugar ABC transporter permease, which produces MSTATPSTATQAAGILTEVKDPGDRTTKRKGIRSHYPTWFFIPALVLYAVFFAIPSLSSFYFSLTRWSLFDAQFIGFANYVQFFQDPQLYTSFIHTLVYAVLTSGAKVIIGFFLALLLTSPVVGRGYLRAIVFFPVLLSTIGVGILWKALLDPFHGMVNGVLGFFGLPQPGWFTDPNLALYTIAGVDIWKGVGIATLIFMAGIVAIPNEYYEAARMDGATGWRILRDITIPLSRGATATVIILSLIGGLRSFDIIWATTGGGPGFTSDVLASVIYKQYQAGFYGLSTAGNVVLFLVVTVIMVPLSYFLNRKQVEL; this is translated from the coding sequence ATGTCGACGGCTACCCCTTCGACCGCAACACAGGCGGCCGGAATCCTGACCGAGGTGAAGGACCCCGGCGATCGCACGACCAAGCGCAAAGGCATCAGGTCGCACTACCCGACCTGGTTCTTCATCCCGGCGCTCGTGCTCTACGCGGTGTTCTTCGCGATCCCGTCCCTGTCGTCGTTCTACTTCTCGCTCACCCGCTGGTCGCTGTTCGACGCGCAGTTCATCGGCTTCGCGAACTACGTCCAGTTCTTCCAGGACCCGCAGCTCTACACGAGCTTCATCCACACGCTGGTGTACGCGGTCCTCACCTCCGGAGCCAAGGTCATCATCGGCTTCTTCCTCGCGCTGCTGCTGACTTCGCCGGTCGTCGGCCGCGGGTACCTCCGGGCCATCGTCTTCTTCCCGGTGCTGCTCTCCACGATCGGCGTCGGCATCCTCTGGAAGGCCCTGCTCGACCCCTTCCACGGGATGGTCAACGGCGTCCTCGGATTCTTCGGCCTGCCGCAGCCGGGCTGGTTCACCGACCCGAACCTCGCGCTCTACACGATCGCCGGCGTCGACATCTGGAAGGGCGTCGGCATCGCCACCCTCATCTTCATGGCGGGCATCGTCGCGATCCCCAACGAGTACTACGAGGCGGCCAGGATGGACGGCGCGACCGGGTGGCGCATCCTGCGCGACATCACGATCCCGCTCAGCCGCGGCGCCACCGCGACGGTCATCATCCTGTCGCTGATCGGCGGCCTGCGTTCCTTCGACATCATCTGGGCCACCACCGGCGGCGGTCCCGGCTTCACCAGCGACGTGCTCGCCTCGGTGATCTACAAGCAGTACCAGGCGGGCTTCTACGGCCTCTCCACCGCGGGCAACGTCGTGCTGTTCCTCGTGGTGACGGTCATCATGGTGCCGCTGTCGTACTTCCTGAACAGAAAGCAGGTGGAGCTGTGA
- a CDS encoding carbohydrate ABC transporter permease, with product MKRQRIRSWTIGVIAIAVSVIVFLVPLAFVLLQASKTPDDASSLAFTWPKEWSFFPNLIAVLESGDGLIWRAFFNSALLTVFSVALMVIIAAMAGYVLARKRSKWGPVVNFFVLAGLIVPPAVVPTIWVLQGLGLFKTLPGMILIETTFGLSFSILMFRAFFGTVPRELDEAAVLDGAGRVRMFFQVILPLLRPVIVTVIVVQSVFVFNDFQNPLYFLPGADNATVQTTLYSFAGQNLSFYNLLFMDFLLITIPPLVAYIFFNRQIIAGMTSGAVKG from the coding sequence GTGAAGCGGCAGCGCATCCGGTCCTGGACGATCGGGGTCATCGCGATCGCGGTCTCCGTCATCGTCTTCCTCGTCCCGCTCGCCTTCGTGCTCCTCCAGGCGTCGAAGACGCCGGACGACGCGTCCAGCCTCGCCTTCACCTGGCCGAAGGAGTGGAGCTTCTTCCCCAACCTCATCGCGGTGCTGGAGAGCGGCGACGGCCTGATCTGGCGGGCCTTCTTCAATTCCGCCCTCCTGACGGTCTTCTCGGTCGCCCTCATGGTGATCATCGCGGCCATGGCCGGCTACGTGCTCGCCCGCAAGCGCAGCAAGTGGGGCCCGGTCGTCAACTTCTTCGTGCTGGCCGGGCTCATCGTCCCTCCGGCCGTCGTCCCGACGATCTGGGTGCTGCAGGGCCTGGGGCTGTTCAAGACCCTGCCGGGCATGATCCTCATCGAGACGACCTTCGGGCTGTCCTTCTCGATCCTGATGTTCCGGGCGTTCTTCGGGACGGTGCCGCGGGAGCTCGACGAGGCCGCGGTGCTCGACGGCGCGGGGCGGGTGCGGATGTTCTTCCAGGTGATCCTGCCGCTGCTCCGGCCGGTGATCGTCACGGTGATCGTGGTGCAGTCGGTGTTCGTCTTCAACGACTTCCAGAACCCGCTGTACTTCCTGCCGGGCGCCGACAACGCGACGGTGCAGACCACCCTGTACAGCTTCGCCGGGCAGAACCTGAGCTTCTACAACCTGCTCTTCATGGACTTCCTGCTCATCACCATCCCGCCGCTCGTGGCCTACATCTTCTTCAACCGGCAGATCATCGCCGGCATGACCAGCGGGGCCGTCAAGGGATGA
- a CDS encoding family 78 glycoside hydrolase catalytic domain, translating into MNWHARMIAAAADFDGAPLLRREFSLESGHGAVTRATLHLTAHGIVEAWLNGRPVSEDLLTPGWSAYEWRLRYADYDVTELLEDTTVLGLALGKGWFGGRLGWAGGGSYYGDSLGAFAQLEVEFEDGATQLVVTDDSWASGPSAVLANDLYDGETIDARRRDEAWKRPGFAGDGWTGVREVEFDTATLTPYIGPRVTRWAALPVQEVTTSPSGRTLVDFGQNLVGWIKVRVQGEAGAEVTIRHAEVLEHGELGTRPLRSAQATDRYILSGGVDEFEPTFTFHGFRYAEIEGWPGELDPADLTAVAIGSELTRIGEFHTSDPLLNQFHENVVWGMRGNFVDVPTDCPQRDERLGWTGDIAAFAPTAAFLYDVDGFLSDWLVDLDLEQKHHDGIVGFVIPDILKKIEQATDFGPVDSTAIWSDAAVWVPWTLYQAYGDDAVLGRQFDSMTAHVRRVESLLSPAGVWDTSFQFGDWLDPDAPPEDPALAKADTGVVATACAFRSATIVAETAKLLGRTEEQAEFEALAARLREAFNAEYVRDGVVKSDCTTVYALAIVFGLLSAADEAFAGDRLSELVAEAGYRISTGFAGTPFITDALTQTGHLDDAYRLLLEKECPSWLYPVTMGATTVWERWDSMLPDGTINPGEMTSFNHYALGAVADWMHRVVGGLSALEPGYARVLVAPQPGGGLTEAETSLVTPRGPVSVRWTLDGDTLTVEADLPEGVDGVLRLPGEDDRSIGAGHTSAQATVRTASADIIR; encoded by the coding sequence ATGAACTGGCACGCCCGCATGATCGCCGCCGCAGCCGACTTCGACGGAGCGCCGCTGCTGCGACGCGAGTTCTCGCTCGAGTCCGGTCACGGAGCGGTGACCCGCGCGACCCTCCACCTGACCGCGCACGGCATCGTCGAGGCGTGGCTCAACGGCCGCCCGGTGTCGGAGGACCTGCTCACGCCGGGATGGAGCGCCTACGAGTGGCGGCTGCGGTACGCCGACTACGACGTGACGGAACTGCTCGAGGACACCACGGTGCTGGGGCTCGCCCTCGGCAAGGGCTGGTTCGGCGGACGCCTCGGCTGGGCGGGCGGCGGCTCGTACTACGGCGACAGCCTGGGCGCGTTCGCCCAGCTCGAGGTCGAGTTCGAGGACGGCGCGACGCAGCTGGTCGTCACGGACGACAGCTGGGCCAGCGGCCCCAGCGCGGTGCTGGCCAACGACCTCTACGACGGCGAGACGATCGACGCCCGCCGGCGCGACGAGGCGTGGAAGCGCCCCGGCTTCGCCGGCGACGGCTGGACCGGCGTGCGCGAGGTCGAGTTCGACACCGCGACGCTCACCCCGTACATCGGTCCGCGCGTGACCCGCTGGGCGGCGCTCCCCGTGCAGGAGGTCACCACATCCCCGTCGGGTAGGACCTTGGTCGACTTCGGGCAGAACCTCGTCGGCTGGATCAAGGTCCGCGTTCAGGGCGAGGCCGGCGCCGAGGTGACCATCCGCCACGCGGAGGTGCTGGAGCACGGCGAGCTCGGCACGCGGCCGCTGCGCAGCGCGCAGGCGACCGACCGCTACATCCTGAGCGGCGGCGTCGACGAGTTCGAGCCGACCTTCACCTTCCACGGCTTCCGCTACGCCGAGATCGAGGGCTGGCCGGGCGAGCTCGACCCCGCCGACCTCACGGCGGTCGCGATCGGCTCCGAGCTCACCCGGATCGGCGAGTTCCACACGTCCGACCCGCTGCTGAACCAGTTCCACGAGAACGTGGTGTGGGGGATGCGCGGCAACTTCGTCGACGTGCCCACCGACTGCCCGCAGCGCGACGAGCGACTCGGCTGGACCGGCGACATCGCGGCCTTCGCGCCGACGGCCGCGTTCCTGTACGACGTCGACGGCTTCCTCTCCGACTGGCTCGTTGACCTCGACCTGGAGCAGAAGCACCACGACGGCATCGTCGGCTTCGTCATCCCGGACATCCTGAAGAAGATCGAGCAGGCCACCGACTTCGGCCCGGTCGACTCGACGGCGATCTGGAGCGACGCCGCGGTGTGGGTGCCGTGGACGCTCTACCAGGCGTACGGCGACGACGCCGTGCTCGGCCGCCAGTTCGACTCGATGACCGCGCACGTCCGCCGGGTGGAGTCGCTGCTCTCGCCCGCGGGCGTCTGGGACACCAGCTTCCAGTTCGGCGACTGGCTCGACCCGGACGCGCCGCCGGAGGACCCGGCCCTCGCGAAGGCCGACACGGGCGTCGTCGCGACGGCCTGCGCGTTCCGCTCGGCGACCATCGTCGCCGAGACCGCGAAGCTGCTCGGCCGCACGGAGGAGCAGGCGGAGTTCGAGGCCCTGGCGGCGCGGCTGCGCGAGGCGTTCAACGCCGAGTACGTGCGCGACGGCGTCGTGAAGAGCGACTGCACGACCGTGTACGCGCTCGCCATCGTGTTCGGCCTGCTGAGCGCGGCGGACGAGGCGTTCGCCGGCGACCGGCTCTCCGAGCTCGTCGCCGAGGCGGGCTACCGCATCTCGACCGGCTTCGCGGGCACGCCGTTCATCACCGACGCTCTCACGCAGACCGGCCACCTGGACGACGCGTACCGGCTTCTCCTCGAGAAGGAGTGTCCGTCGTGGCTCTACCCGGTGACGATGGGCGCCACCACGGTCTGGGAGCGCTGGGACTCCATGCTCCCGGACGGCACGATCAACCCGGGCGAGATGACCAGCTTCAACCACTACGCCCTCGGAGCGGTCGCCGACTGGATGCACCGCGTCGTCGGCGGACTCTCGGCGCTGGAGCCCGGCTACGCCCGCGTGCTCGTGGCGCCGCAGCCCGGCGGCGGCCTGACCGAGGCGGAGACCTCGCTCGTCACGCCGCGCGGTCCGGTGAGCGTGCGCTGGACGCTCGACGGCGACACCCTGACCGTCGAGGCCGACCTGCCGGAGGGCGTGGACGGCGTGCTGCGCCTCCCCGGCGAGGACGACCGGAGCATCGGCGCCGGGCACACCAGCGCGCAGGCGACCGTCCGCACGGCATCCGCCGACATCATCCGCTGA
- the rhaI gene encoding L-rhamnose isomerase has product MTLPVEIRDQLALQAIELPSWAFGNSGTRFRVFGTPGTARDPFEKVSDAAQVHKHTGLAPTVALHIPWDRVDSYADLKKHAEDNGVELGTVNSNTFQDDDYKFGSVTHADDRIRQKAIDHHFECIDVMNETGSRDLKIWLADGTNYPGQDSMRARQDRLADSLQKIYERIGEGQRLVLEYKFFEPAFYHTDVPDWGTSFVQTQALGDRAVVCLDTGHHAPGTNIEFIVMQLLRLGKLGSFDFNSRFYADDDLIVGAADPFQLFRIIFEVIQGGGYANPEVAFMLDQCHNLEAKIPGQIRSVLNVQEATAKALLVDTEALAAAQAANDVLAANTVFMDAFNTDVRADLAAWREARGLPADPMAAYKASGYQEQIEADRVGGTQAGWGA; this is encoded by the coding sequence ATGACCCTCCCCGTCGAGATCCGGGATCAGCTGGCGTTGCAGGCGATCGAGCTGCCGAGCTGGGCGTTCGGCAACTCGGGAACGCGGTTTCGGGTGTTCGGCACGCCGGGCACGGCGCGCGACCCGTTCGAGAAGGTGTCGGATGCGGCGCAGGTGCACAAGCACACCGGGCTGGCGCCGACGGTCGCGTTGCACATCCCGTGGGACCGGGTGGACTCGTACGCCGATCTGAAGAAGCATGCGGAGGACAACGGGGTCGAGCTGGGGACGGTCAACTCGAACACGTTCCAGGACGACGACTACAAGTTCGGGTCGGTCACCCACGCGGACGACCGGATTCGGCAGAAGGCGATCGATCACCACTTCGAGTGCATCGATGTGATGAACGAGACCGGGTCGCGGGATCTGAAGATCTGGCTGGCGGATGGCACGAACTATCCGGGTCAGGATTCGATGCGCGCCCGGCAGGATCGGCTGGCCGACAGCCTGCAGAAGATCTACGAGCGGATCGGCGAAGGTCAGCGGCTGGTGCTGGAGTACAAGTTCTTCGAGCCGGCGTTCTATCACACGGATGTTCCGGACTGGGGGACCAGCTTCGTGCAGACGCAGGCGCTGGGCGACCGTGCGGTGGTGTGCCTGGACACCGGGCACCATGCGCCGGGGACGAACATCGAGTTCATCGTGATGCAGCTGCTGCGGCTGGGGAAGCTGGGCTCGTTCGACTTCAACAGCCGGTTCTACGCCGACGATGACCTGATCGTGGGCGCGGCGGACCCGTTCCAGCTCTTCCGGATCATCTTCGAGGTGATCCAGGGCGGCGGGTACGCGAACCCGGAGGTCGCGTTCATGCTCGACCAGTGCCACAACCTTGAGGCCAAGATCCCCGGGCAGATCCGCTCGGTGCTGAACGTGCAGGAAGCCACCGCCAAGGCGCTGCTGGTCGACACCGAGGCGCTGGCGGCCGCGCAGGCCGCGAACGATGTCCTGGCCGCGAACACCGTGTTCATGGACGCGTTCAACACGGACGTGCGCGCCGACCTGGCCGCGTGGCGGGAGGCGCGCGGGCTGCCCGCGGACCCGATGGCCGCGTACAAGGCGTCCGGGTACCAGGAGCAGATCGAAGCCGACCGCGTCGGCGGCACCCAGGCGGGATGGGGAGCGTGA
- a CDS encoding bifunctional aldolase/short-chain dehydrogenase produces the protein MQNQTVASLLARSNRLGSDPANTNYAGGNTSAKGTETDPVTGEPVELLWVKGSGGDLGTLTEAGLAVLRLDRLRALQNVYPGVEREDEMVAAFDYTLHGKGGAAPSIDTAMHGLVDAAHVDHLHPDAGIAIATAADGEELTAKVFGGRVVWVPWRRPGFQLGLDIAAIKAANPEAIGTILGGHGITAWGDTSEEAEANSLWIIQTAADYIAAHGRPEPFGPVRPGYEALPEAERRAKAAALAPHLRAIASTDRVQVGHFTDSDVVLDFLASAEHPRLAALGTSCPDHFLRTKVKPLVLDLPADASIEESVARLEELHEQYRADYQAYYDRHATAESPAIRGADPAIILIPGVGMFSYGKDKQTARVAGEFYVNAINVMRGAEALSTYAPIPESEKFRIEYWALEEAKLQRMPKPKPLAGRIALVTGAASGIGKAIATRLAAEGACVVIADLDLAKAQAAAAEIGNADVAIGVVADVTDEKAVDASIRDALLAFGGLDLVVNNAGLSISKPLLETTNADWDLQHNVMAKGSFLVSRAAARVLIDQKLGGDIVYISSKNSIFAGPNNIAYSATKADQAHQVRLLAAELGEHGIRVNGINPDGVVRGSGIFAGGWGAKRAAVYGVPEEELGQYYAQRTLLKREVLPEHVANAVFVLCTSDLDHTTGLHIPVDAGVAAAFLR, from the coding sequence ATGCAGAACCAGACCGTCGCATCCCTGCTGGCCCGCTCGAATCGCCTCGGTTCGGACCCGGCGAATACGAACTACGCCGGCGGCAACACCTCCGCCAAGGGCACCGAGACCGACCCGGTGACGGGTGAGCCGGTCGAGCTGCTGTGGGTGAAGGGCTCCGGGGGAGACCTCGGCACGCTCACGGAGGCCGGGCTGGCCGTGCTGCGGCTGGACCGGCTGCGCGCGCTGCAGAACGTCTACCCGGGCGTCGAGCGCGAGGACGAGATGGTCGCCGCGTTCGACTACACGCTGCACGGGAAGGGCGGTGCGGCGCCGTCGATCGACACGGCGATGCACGGTCTGGTGGATGCGGCGCACGTCGATCACCTGCACCCGGATGCCGGGATCGCGATCGCGACCGCGGCCGACGGTGAAGAACTGACCGCGAAGGTCTTCGGCGGCCGGGTGGTGTGGGTGCCGTGGCGGCGTCCCGGTTTCCAGCTCGGGCTCGACATCGCGGCGATCAAGGCGGCGAACCCGGAGGCGATCGGCACCATTCTCGGCGGGCACGGCATCACCGCGTGGGGCGACACGTCGGAGGAGGCGGAGGCGAACTCGCTGTGGATCATCCAGACCGCCGCGGACTACATCGCCGCCCACGGGCGTCCCGAGCCGTTCGGTCCGGTGCGGCCCGGGTATGAAGCGTTGCCGGAGGCCGAGCGGCGGGCGAAGGCGGCGGCGCTGGCTCCGCACCTGCGCGCGATCGCCTCGACCGACCGGGTGCAGGTGGGCCACTTCACCGACTCGGACGTGGTGCTGGACTTCCTGGCGTCGGCCGAGCATCCGCGGCTCGCCGCGCTCGGCACCTCGTGCCCGGATCATTTCTTGCGCACGAAGGTGAAGCCGCTGGTGCTCGACCTGCCGGCCGACGCATCCATCGAGGAGTCGGTGGCGCGGCTGGAGGAGCTGCACGAGCAGTACCGGGCCGACTACCAGGCCTACTACGACCGGCACGCGACCGCGGAGTCGCCGGCGATCCGCGGCGCGGACCCGGCGATCATCCTCATCCCCGGTGTGGGCATGTTCTCCTACGGCAAGGACAAGCAGACGGCCCGGGTGGCGGGCGAGTTCTACGTCAACGCGATCAACGTCATGCGCGGGGCGGAGGCCCTCTCGACCTACGCGCCCATCCCCGAGTCAGAGAAGTTCCGCATCGAGTACTGGGCGCTGGAGGAGGCGAAGCTGCAGCGGATGCCGAAGCCCAAGCCGCTCGCCGGACGCATCGCCCTGGTCACCGGGGCGGCATCCGGGATCGGGAAGGCCATCGCGACCCGGCTCGCCGCCGAGGGCGCGTGCGTGGTCATCGCCGACCTCGACCTGGCCAAGGCGCAGGCCGCGGCGGCCGAGATCGGCAACGCGGATGTCGCGATCGGTGTCGTCGCGGACGTGACCGACGAGAAGGCGGTCGACGCGTCCATCCGGGATGCGCTGCTCGCGTTCGGCGGTCTCGACCTGGTGGTCAACAACGCCGGGCTCTCGATCTCCAAGCCGCTGCTGGAGACCACGAACGCCGACTGGGACCTCCAGCACAACGTCATGGCCAAGGGGTCGTTCCTAGTCTCCCGCGCCGCCGCGCGCGTGCTCATCGACCAGAAGCTCGGCGGCGACATCGTCTACATCTCGTCCAAGAACTCGATCTTCGCCGGACCCAACAACATCGCCTACTCGGCGACCAAGGCCGACCAGGCGCACCAGGTGCGGCTGCTCGCCGCCGAGCTCGGCGAGCACGGCATCCGGGTCAACGGCATCAACCCCGACGGCGTCGTCCGCGGCTCCGGGATCTTCGCCGGCGGCTGGGGCGCCAAGCGCGCCGCGGTCTACGGCGTGCCCGAGGAGGAGCTGGGCCAGTACTACGCCCAGCGCACCCTGCTCAAGCGCGAAGTGCTGCCCGAGCACGTCGCCAACGCGGTCTTCGTGCTCTGCACCAGCGACCTCGACCACACGACCGGCCTGCACATCCCGGTGGATGCGGGAGTCGCGGCCGCCTTCCTCCGATGA
- a CDS encoding rhamnulokinase family protein — translation MSTAAPSGVGSVAAVDLGATSGRVIHARVAPDTLELTEAARFQNTPVRVWEGDRAALHWNLTGLYTNVLDGLASVARADPALASIGVDAWAVDYGLLRDGRLLGEPYHYRDERTADGVATVHASVEPGELYREGGLQFLPFNSLYQLAVDAAGGSLQCADRFLLVPDLLTFWLTGAVQAERTNASTTGLLTADGAWNDALIARLALPRSVFPPLVDAGTPVGRLLPSLRGDLPFGGNGPVVTAVGSHDTASAVVAVPMDASRAAYISCGTWGLVGVELPRRVVSEEGRAANFTNEGGVDGRIRYLHNVMGLWLLSESVREWQRRGLRVTLESLLAEAAELPRPSDLFDPDDPRFLAPGDLPSRIAEWFAERGLAAPASPAGMVRVIVESLAAAFADSVHRAAALTGVAVEVVHLVGGGARNALLCQATADRSGLPVLAGPVEATAIGNVLVQARAAGLLGGDLETLRALVARTAQITRYDPVRILAHG, via the coding sequence ATGAGCACGGCAGCGCCATCCGGGGTGGGCTCGGTCGCCGCCGTCGACCTCGGCGCCACCAGCGGCCGGGTCATCCACGCGCGTGTGGCCCCCGACACCCTGGAGCTGACGGAGGCGGCCCGCTTCCAGAACACGCCCGTGCGGGTGTGGGAGGGCGACCGGGCCGCGCTGCATTGGAACCTCACCGGGCTGTATACGAACGTGCTCGACGGCCTGGCCTCGGTCGCGCGGGCCGATCCGGCGCTCGCGAGCATCGGCGTGGACGCGTGGGCGGTCGACTACGGACTGCTGCGCGACGGGCGCCTGCTCGGCGAGCCGTACCACTACCGCGACGAGCGGACCGCCGACGGCGTCGCGACGGTGCATGCCTCCGTCGAGCCGGGGGAGCTGTATCGCGAGGGCGGACTCCAGTTCCTGCCGTTCAACTCGCTCTACCAGCTGGCGGTAGATGCCGCGGGCGGCTCGTTGCAGTGCGCGGACCGCTTCCTGCTCGTCCCCGACCTCCTCACCTTCTGGTTGACCGGGGCCGTGCAGGCCGAGCGCACCAACGCATCCACCACCGGCCTGCTCACGGCCGACGGCGCCTGGAACGACGCCCTCATCGCGCGCCTCGCGCTTCCGCGCTCCGTGTTCCCGCCCCTCGTGGACGCCGGGACGCCGGTGGGGCGCCTCCTGCCGTCCCTGCGCGGCGACCTGCCGTTCGGCGGCAACGGTCCGGTGGTCACCGCGGTCGGCTCGCACGACACCGCGTCGGCGGTCGTCGCCGTGCCGATGGACGCCTCCCGCGCCGCCTACATCTCCTGCGGAACGTGGGGGCTGGTCGGCGTCGAGCTTCCGCGGCGCGTCGTGTCGGAGGAGGGACGCGCGGCGAACTTCACCAACGAGGGCGGAGTGGATGGGCGCATCCGCTACCTCCACAACGTCATGGGGCTGTGGCTGCTCAGCGAGTCGGTGCGCGAGTGGCAGCGCCGCGGGCTGCGAGTGACGCTCGAGTCGCTGCTCGCCGAGGCGGCGGAGCTGCCCCGGCCGTCGGACCTCTTCGACCCGGACGACCCGCGCTTCCTCGCTCCGGGAGACCTCCCGTCGCGCATCGCCGAGTGGTTCGCGGAGCGCGGGCTGGCCGCACCGGCGTCGCCGGCCGGGATGGTCCGCGTCATCGTCGAGAGCCTCGCCGCCGCCTTCGCCGACTCGGTGCACCGCGCGGCGGCGCTCACGGGCGTCGCGGTCGAGGTGGTGCATCTCGTGGGCGGGGGAGCCCGCAATGCGCTGCTGTGCCAGGCGACGGCCGACCGCAGTGGGCTGCCGGTGCTCGCGGGACCTGTCGAGGCGACCGCCATCGGAAACGTGCTCGTCCAGGCGCGTGCCGCCGGCCTGCTCGGCGGGGACCTGGAGACGCTCCGCGCGCTCGTCGCCCGCACCGCTCAGATCACGCGCTACGACCCCGTTAGGATCCTTGCCCATGGTTGA